Genomic window (Candidatus Nitrosocosmicus franklandus):
TTACAAATGGTAAACTAGACTTCGGTCCATGGGAACAAATATTTTATGGAGAATTTGACGGAATGAGAAACAAGAGAGTGTTAGTTAAAATAATAGGTGAATAGTATATGCATAGACTAGGTTTGAGTGAACTAGTCAAGATATAATAATCATTTCATTTTTATTTTCATTGTAAATATAAATCAAAAGTCAAATTAATTAGCTAGTCGTTATTATCTGATTAAAATTCATTACAAAAAGGTGATTTTGATATTAGATCTAATTTATGCTTCAATTCGCTTTGATTTAGTGAATAGTTTAGACTTTATCGCGTATATCAATAGCTTGAAGTTTGAGGTGATCTTGTAGAATTTCATGTACTTGTATATAGAAAGTTCTACTTTTTTATCTTTTTCATTTCTGAACAATATTTATAATTAAGATTCGTATTAGGTTTAAAATTCAAATATTTCCTAACAAGATATGTGATGCTAGATTTGTATATTAAGTAAGGAGCAAGACTAATTACTATATGCTAAACTTGAGGAGTTATGACAACTATAAAGGTCTATGTTTATTACAACAGATCATTGTTGTTTGTACATAAATTTTTTGATTTTGTAGTGCAATTTTTTATGCCTTTTATGTTTGTCTGCGTGCCTGCCTTGCCATGTTAAGGGTAGGGTCATTAAACAATAGTACATAATGATATCACATAAACATAAAGAATTATGTAAGCTATTACCACTTTTTATATTATTGATCTAGGATGAGCATTTATTATAGCGCCGGGAGTGGGACTCGAATCTACGTCTTTCAGATGTGGGTTCCATTGTGTTTGCTACTAGCCGAAAAGTAAAATGGAGGAAATGGCATTTGTTCATATTTCAGGTAGTCATGGGTTTATGCATTACAAGTTATTAAGTTAATAATAGATAAACCAAGTATAATTAATCTCCAGAAAAATATGTGCTATAAAGAATGTAGTGGTTCACTTTTTTTGTGAATTTCGAGAAATTATAGTGGTAAACATATAGTGTTGTAAAGATACGAAATAATGACCTGGTTTATAATCTATAATAAAAAGCCTAATTTAGCTTGATTTATAATGATTTTGCCTTAAAAAGACTGAAGTAATAATAGTATGTAAAACAATTTATTATCATATTAATAGGTATGATAGAATAGATTAGATCAAAATGAATAAAGAAACTTTGGATTTTCTTGTTTTTCTGAATAATAATAAATTAGTAGATCTGCGTTGTATTCACTACGATAGCGATATTGGCTTTTATAATAGAAAGAAATTACAAAAATTGGTCTTTCTAGCTCAATCACGATTCAATCTTCCGTCAAACTATGCCTATGATATCTATAAACATGGTCCATATTCGCCTCGTTTTTCTGCCGACTATTATCAAATGAATTTAGATATTGTTAATCAAAAAACGTATTCCCTACCGTCTAGCTTTGATGAGAATAGATATACAGCTTTATTTATTGATAAGGATATTAACTGGTTGGAGGTATCTACAACCGCAATTGATCTGTTCGATAAGAATAAAGATATACATATAAAAGACTTGGTCAATTCTATTTGTAATCTTAAGCCACAATTTAGTATACCTTATATTACTAAAGTTGTTAATGATCTATTGCGTGAAAAATTGATTACATCTATAAGAGAAGAACTAGAATCAATTAGAAAGAAAATACCTGACTTACTTAAAGCTTTAGCAAAAGAAGATCCTGCATTAATTAAATAATCATATCTTGTTTACTCTTTAATTACTAACTCTTGTTTAAGATATTCCTCTACTTCGGAATAAACTGTAGTATCCGTCCTTGATTTCAACATAGTCGCCATTAACAAATCATATAATTTTCGTTTTTGCTCAGTTTGAACCAAAGGAATATCAAATCCATTTCTATTTAGAAACATTAATGTTACAATTATAGCTGTTCTCTTGTTACCTTCATAAAATGGTTGATTAAAAGTAATTCCCGCCAAGATTCTAGTTGCTTTCTTAATTATGCGTGTCTTTTTATCTAATTCTTTTTCATACCTCGTGTTAACCTTGTCAAATATGCTGCAAAGAATATTTAGATCAACCTCAAAAGAAGAACCATCCTCTTCAACAATTTTCTTGTTGAATTGAATAATTTCGTCAATCTCATCTGAGCTAAAGTATTCTGACAATTATACTTACTTCTAAAATTTTTGTATAATAAGGTATCACTGATCAATGCATTAATTAATTAATAAAATACTCAATTGATATGGAGGTATGAAAGTTTATTTTGTTACTTTGTTTTAGTTTACTCTCGTGCTTCAATTTTCGCTTTATTTTTTATTGGTATTAATAATAGGCTCCTCGTCACTTCAGATAAATTCTTTAAATGATTCAAATAGGGTATTTGAACTCAATTTCCATATGATTGCAAAATAATATAAAAAATTGTAAAGAAATTATTGACTGATATATTGGGAATTAGCATAAAGATATGAGATTTGAACCCGTTTTTCTTGCATTCAGGGGTTTGTGTTTTGATTTGACCTATACAAATTGACCTTGTCCTCCAACAGATTACAATGATTTTGGAAAATTCATTTTACGACTTTATGATGTGTTCGAAGAATCCTATAATTTCTTTTACATCATTATCATCGCCTTTAAACCAGGTATCAAATTTCAATTGACAAAATTTGATAATATTGTCTAATTTCCCATTATTATCTTCCATAAAACCAACATAATTTTCTAACGTGCCTTTTCTCTGAATGAATATATTTTCTTTATATTTTTTCGGTATTTTTGATATAATACCGTTCCATTGTTTACTATCTATAGAATCTCTAAAAAATTGAAAGAATTGTTTAGAGATTTTGATTTGGTTTTTTTTACTTGACTTAGCAATTTTTTTTGATATCTCGTATGCGTTGATCTTGTTATGAAGCCTAACTCAGGATTCAAAACGTTATCCAAATCACCAATGTAGAAGCAAGGAATATTATATTTTGTCAAAAACGTCTTCCAATTCTTGAAATGGTCTTTTCCCCAGATGTCTATGAACTCCAAGTCATCTTTCTTGTTATTAATTTTCTTGTAATATTCATAAAAATACCTGTAAAAATATTCATCCGAATCCCCTTCTACCAAAACTACTTTTGATGCAAAGAAAATTTTTACCGAATTACTATATGTAAGAATGTCCATCAGTATATTTTCATTACTGGTAATAGTGGGTGAATTTGATTTTGTCCATTTACCATTTTCCTTATAAAATCTGTGAATTTTGTGTATAGTTTTTGAGTTTACAAACAGGAGTGAATGAGTAACGATTATGAATTGAAGTTCCAGATCTCTAGCTGCTTTTTCCATTAATTCAATGAATTTAATCTGAATCTGAGGATGTAAGTGGATTTCTGGCTCGTCTACAATGATAATTCCATTCCTTATTAGTTTGGTAACTATACCAACTGGAAAATTGTGGAAACAATTAGTTAAAATCGGACAGTAAGATCGAATAGTAAAAAATATAATAAAAGTATTTTAGTATATCGAAGTATTTTCAAACAAATGCAATTTAGAGCATTCTTCATAATTTTAATTATTAGTATGGCAGCATTGATCTTTTTAACGTTTAACAATGCGCTAACAGTTAACGCACAAGGTGGACTCGATAAAATGATTGAAGACTTGAAAGCAGATGGCGAGGCACTTAAAGCTGAAATCAAAAACACTAATTTATACAAAACTGGTCTTGTGGAAGGTTTGATAAACAAGGTTTATTACTACAAAGGACAAATTTCTGTTATGGGTGGTGGAACATGGGCCTATCTTCACGACGTTCAGGATACACTCTTAGCTAAAATCAAGGCAACAGGAGAAGCTGGATTTACTACATCAGAGTTGGCATCAATTGACTATTTCGCAACTACAGCTGCTCAAGACAAAATCGATCACCCTAGCACCAATGTGTTTGGTTGATCAGGCCTCAATTTTTTTAGTTTTTTATTTGGGAATAAATTTGAAGAGATGTCAATTGGCCCGGTGGGTTTAGTAATAGATACATTACGAGTCCAATTCAAATTTTTTCCAATAACAATAGAATGTGAATTATTCAACTTCTGCCTTTTGATAAATTTAAAGTATTATTTACGATACATCTGGATTTTTCAACCAAATGTCTTGTTTGTATATATAAAAAACAAAATTGTCCCATACAAATGTTGAATTAACTTCGGACTCTGACTCTATTTCTTAGCTTAATCGCATTATATAGCTTCAAATTATTTACTTGTTCAATAGCAACTATGATTGAGTAATCTTGTTCATAACTGACATTTTCTATCCACCCTAAGTCTCTAGATACTACTGAAAGTAAAAGTGGCTTGTTGGATGATATTTCATGAGGTTTGATAATGCGTATCCCTTTTTGATGAACACCCTTCTTGCGAATATTAATTCCTGGTTTTAACATAATTTCATTTTTTTTGATATCAATTTTTTGAATCTCATCGTCTGGATATTCTTTATCTATATCTGCAGATAGAGAACTATTGAGATCATCCATATCTAAATTATGATACAAGTGAAATTCCATTGCTACACCCAAATAATTAATTCTATTCTTTCTTATGGGAGGATCATAGGTCAAAGTAATTGACAAAAGTGTCTCATACTCGTCAAACACATCTTGAGGAAGATTAATTTCATAAATATGATAAGAATTAATTTGCAACTTGCTTTCTTTGATCAGTAACACCCTATAGTTGTCAGAGTAAAGGGCCTTAGATATATCGGGCTTTCCGTATCCATATACATTTAATAATTTCATCAAGTTCGTTTCTGTGTCGTCTTCGCTAATTTCTGACAAGAATCCAGGCCTTTGAATTGGAATTCTGGAAGAAGACAACAATAAACATTTCAACATATTTGAAGAATAGAAGGGGTATTGATTTCGAAGTAACGCAAGATAATGAGAAATTCTTGGAGCACTAAAACTAGTTCCTTTACCTAATTTAAAAGGTCTACCCTCAATTACACCAACGGACTCAGCATTAGCGATAATAACGTCTGATTCATTTCCAAAACCACCACCACTATATTCAACCAATTCAGGTTTAATCATCCCTTTGAATCCGGGGCCGACTCGAGTAATTGGTGAAGGCACATCTATTGAATCAATACGAGTGAGCCGGCTAACTATACCTCCAACTGTCAAAGATAATGCAGATGAAGCGGGATTAAGTAACCTGTTTTCTTCAAGCGCCAGTAAATGATCGGGATAATTACTATCTGGCAACTGAGTGTTATTGCCTATAGAAATTACAAAAATAATATTGTATTTTTTTGCTAACTCATCCAAGAGAACTGCGAGATTAAAATTTTTAACTACATCATTTTTAAGTATATGATGCGGAATAGCTATAGAAACATTAAATATTTTGCAGTTTGGATCCTTTTGAATCGTTTTTTCAACCAATTCCTTTAGTCTATTCTCTAATAGCTTATTGTATTCATTTCCTCTATTCTTATTTTGTTTAAATATGATTTTTAATGAATATAACCAAATCTTTTGCTCAAAACGTGAATCACGAATACATTTTTCAACGTCACCGTATAGGCAAATACTGGCCACAGAAGTTCCGTGTCCAGAATGATCTCCGATTTCTTCATCATCGTCGAATTTGATATAATCTTTTATCGCATCTTCCAAAATTGGGTGCTTTAAAATCCCACTATCCAAAATTGCTATAGAAGAACAATTTTCATTAGGTGGACCTATAATCTGCTCCTTTTCTATAGGTTGCATTAATAACGATTCAACTTCAAGAGTAGGAGGTCGGTCCACTAGAGCAATCTCATTCAATGCCAATATTTCATTTAATACTCGTTTACTGATTCGGACTCTTAAAATACAAAAATTTATAGTTATTAGGTTATCTAAAATCAAACAATTATTCTCTTTTAACCAATTTTCAAAACCTGAAAGGAATTGATCCAATTCGGAATCTTCCATCCGCCACACTTCGACATCTAGAAACTCAAATCCCATTTCAGGAAGCTGATCTATATTAAGAGATCGCCCAATCTTCTCGTCGACTGGTATAGGAACAATTTCATCTATGGCAAGGAAATACTTGTATCTATCGTCATCATGATGTTTTTGCAATTTCATTTTGAATTCTTTAAATTCTGAATCATTTGAAAAAGCTATCCAATATCCTGGATTCGCGGTCGAAGAATTAAGGACTTGAATTCCGGCCCTTTCTAAGTCCTGCCTAAAATTTGATTCATAGACATACTGATTTGTTTTTATTTTAAAAATTAGCCTTGGATCGAGATAATTTCCAAATTTGATCTTATTTTTCTCGTGAGTTTTCTTTAACAGCTGTAGTTCATTTAGTCTATCTTTTTGAAATTTTGAATTATCTCGGTCAAACCGCTCATATTTAGTTCTGGGCCTTTGCTTTCTTCTGGGAGTAGGAAGACTTGGTTCTGGTAGAGGAAGATGATCTAGATCGACCATCAAAGATCACTCTTGTTGACAATTGATTTTCTAATCGTTTGGTCTTTTATAGCCCATTCAATATCTGCATTTGTTACAACGTTCCTGTGACTTAAGATGGTGCGTTTCAGAGCTGATTGGCAGATTTGAACTATATCAAATGCAGAGAAACCTTTGGTTGAACTTACATAACTCAAGTAATCATAATCGTCATCTCTTTTCACCACTGCCAAATATTTATGAAATAGAAGGGCTCTGGATTCCGCATTAGGCAATCCAAAATATATGATCTCGTCGAATCTTCTCCAAACCGCATTGTCTAATAATTTGTGATGATTTGTAGCCGCAATAAGCAAACTTCTTCCTTCATATTCATCCATCATTTGAATCAAATTATTAACTACACGTTTTATTTCACCATGTTCATACTTGTCATCTCTATTTTTGGCTACAATGTCAAATTCATCAAATAAAACTACATAGTTTTCCTTTTCTATGAAATCGAAAATCCTTCTAATGTTTTTGGCAGTTTCACCAAGAAAAGATGAAAGAACAGAATCAAAGCGAACGTATACAAACGGATAACCTAATACAGAGCTAAGTATTCTGGAACTCAGTGTTTTTCCTGTTCCCGGTGGTCCACACAAAAGAATTTTTTGTTTAGGTTTTAATCCATAAGTTGATAACAAATCGACGCTTTTGTTTTCTACTAAAATATTTCTTAATTTCTCTTTTACATAATCAGAAGCAACTAGATCATTAAAATTAAAGTAATTTTGTTCAACATGAACCAAAGGAAGTCCCTTTTCGGTGTCATATGGAATATCTCTTTTTGGATAGAATTCAAGATTCTTTTGAAAATTAGTCTCTTTTTTTGACCCATTTTCTCTTATCTTCTTAATGATCTTAGCTGGCAATCTCAACAATAATTACAGAAACAACTTAATAACAATTCTTTTCATAATTATAGTAGATCTTTCTTACTAATTCTTGAGCTATCCTGTAATTAAGATTCTGATTCCTGTAATTTCCATGATTATCCTGAAAAGTATTTATCTCTTACTTATTTCTTATGTTTATCATATTACAATAGAAACTCTAGAAACATTATACAGAATCACACCTATGGTTAGTATAAAATTTTCTATTTCGGATCAGAAAGTGACGGTGTTAACAAGAATCTTTTATGAAATTGGTGGATCTTTGCCATATTCTGTTAGTTTCATCTTACTTATTTAAAGGCCACACTCATTACAATATACTGCACCAAGAAAATTATTCGAATTATTACAATGAGGACATTTTAACGGAAACCGTGTTCCACATTTACTACAGAATTTGGCTCCTGTAGGATTATCTTTTTTACAGATGAGACAAATATTACTCGTATCATCTTTATTGCTCTTCATCCCTATCTCTCCGAAATATTAAAAATTATTCAAATTGCTGTAGATATAAGTATTAAATCCTGATTTCTGAACGTGTTGATGGAAATATCAAATTTAAATAAATCAAATATTGCAAGTGACGTTTTTAATAAAGTGCAAATGACGAAGGAATGATACGACAAAATGACGAAGAAAAAAGAGCAGAATGATTATTTTATAAATAGAATTGGGAGGTAATCAAAGTCATTTAACAAATTAATCATTTTTGATGCATTTTGATAGTGTATTTTTTACTCTGTCAATCATTATCTCATTGATCTAGCTTCTGTAATCAGTCGTTTGGATCTGCCCAATAATAAATTAATCTGAGAATCTGAATCGGTGAAATGATGAGTATGAGGAATTACTACTCTGTCATACTTTGTGAGATTAAATCCCAATTTGAATCCCTTTCTAATAAGGGATACCTTTTCTTTCAGCATTATCATGCTGACTATTCCTTTGCTTGTTTTTGAAAGATCATGAAGGATTACTTTCTCAGATCGACTATTGTTATATTCTTCAAGGATTGATTTTTCATAATTATGAAATATAGCTCTTTTATAATAGTAATATGTTCTCCTAGATATGTTCTTACCAAAGGATTGATTAATATAACTCAAAGATTCATTTTCGGTCAAGTGGTTCATCTCGCAATTCATAACAAGCATAGTCAGTATCAATTTTTTCTTCTCACTAAATTGAGGCACTATATTATTAAAAAAGAGAACAAGATATTAATTTTGACTGTTTATTTCATCAAATAGTTCTATATTTTTGTTTTTCAAGGTATCTAGTTTCATTGGGGGTATCTTCTTGTTAATAGCAGTATTTAGTGATAACTTTATCAAATAATTCGGACTAAAATAAGTCTTCTTAACGTATTGCATTTGCATAACCAATATTTTTTTGATATGTTATAAGAATCAGTTTAAGTCATCTTATTAATTTTAGTTAAAAATCGAGAGCGAATCAAACCTTTCGCTGGAAAAAAGAAAAACGTTAATCTACTAAAGTAGAATTAGACCACTGTATTGAACGAGAATTTTAAATTCACATTTTTATTGGGGGCCGGCGCTTCCGTGCCGGCTAACCTTCCCACTATGGATTCAATGACATCTAGATATTATTCGGATTATGTTGATAGTTTTAGTCCTGAAGAAAAGCTCGTGGTTAATACTCTAAAAGGAATAGTTGAATCTTATTATTCAAGCAGACATGATATTGAATCCTTTATGTCTTTGATAAAATCTTTGGAAGACCCCGATTTAAAACGACTTATAACTCATCAATATGCTGAATTGAATAAATTAGACCATTCAGTTATAGATCAAGTTTATAAAAAGACACAACAATATATCAGAACTTCGCTAGAAAAAATCGAGTGGAGAGACATTGGTTACCTTCTTCCAATGCTAGGCTTTTTAGAAGAACAACCTTTAGAAATCTTTACCTTGAATTACGATGGTATTATCGACTTATTTTGTGAGAAGAATCATTTAAGGTATTCGGATGGTTTCGATCCATTCTGGAATCCAAAGGTATTTGAGGAAAATCTACAAGTAAGGATCTATAGGTTGCATGGTTCTTTATATTGGTTCAAAACTTTATCTGAGAACATAATACGTATTCCAGTAATTGGATTGGACCTGGAACATGTAAAGTATATATCATTAGAAAATATGTCTGAAATGTTGATCTATCCCACCATGGAAAAGGAAAAATATTCGGAGATTTATACTTGGCTCAACAATCGATTTATTTCAAAATTAAATGAAACGAATTTGTTAATAATAATTGGTTATAGTTTTAGAGATCAGGATATCACAACCATGATAAAGGAAGCACTCATGAGGACAAAGTTATGGATCATAATTGTTTCACCCAACGCAAATGAATTAAAAGGTAGCCTTTGCTTAAGTGATTTAGAAATTTCATCGAGAGTAATCGCAATAGGCTATGGTATCGACTCTTTGCTAAGAAGTGGATTATTTTATCAATTTTATAATAAACTAAAAAATAATATTCAATTGGAAGAAAAAACATGGGGGAAACAACATCAAATTGAAGATCCGCTCTCAGAGTGGACTGGAATCATACAGGCATACTATGATTTAGAATGCAACGAACGGATCGATTATGTTTTAAAAAATCTTGAAAACTACTTTCCTAAAAAACGGGTTGAAATGATCAAAAAACAGAGCACTAATAGACGTAATCTTTGGAGGAAATAGTAGATTTACTTAAAAATTGTCATAGTTGGCAAGGTTGTCACGGTATTTTATATCGAAAAATATTTTAATTTTTTTAATCTTGTTCTGATTTTTCTCAAAAAATAATTTCAGATGAAACAACCCTGCCAACTATGACAACCCTGACAAACCATTCATGCTGAAAGTTATTTGTTGTTGCTTTCCTATGTCTAACTGATATTCGGGTGTTAGTCTTAGTCCAAACCAGCAAGTTTTTCTTTTTTCATCTTGCTTGCTTTTTTTCCCTTCGCTTATGTTAGGTCGTAATCGTTTTAGATCCTTTCCGAACGCCTCAATAGATTTAAAGGCTAATTTGTATTTATTACAGAATCTAATATACGCTTGATGCAATTCAGACTTGCTTATCCATTCATCAGCAGCGGAATCTTCCGCTACAGCCTCTTCAAGAAATACCTTGACGGGGTCATTTGCTCTTTCTGATTTCTTTCTTTTTTGTTCTACAGTTTTTTCATTGAGAAAGATTCCATTATTTTTTAAGATTCTCCTTAGTGCCGTCATCGATACATTAAATATTCCCGACAATTCCTCTTCTGAGCTCAACCTTTGAAGAAGATAGGGATCGTCTCTCCTACCTTCAAAAGTAAAGGGAAAGCTGATTAATACTTCTCGGCGATAATATGCAGCAGTTTGATCAATTGATTCTCGAATTATATTAGCATTAAAAAATAACTTCGCATGCAAATACGTATCGTAGGCGTTTTGATTTTTTCTTTCTATTCGTATTGGCTGCTTTTTTCCTCCTGTAAGCTTCTTTAGAATTGTTGTATCCTTTATAACAGCATATGTTAGCTCAGTATCTATATTTACATCCTTAAATTCTAAATCGGCAAGGGAGAACCTATTCTCTAACAAAGCAGAAATAGAAACATTACTAATGTTCTTATCGTCATGCAATTTGGTAAGCAATCCAGTAAAGACGCTTTTACCGTTTGAACCGTATCCAAACAACTTGAAGAAGTATTCAAACGGAGTATCCCTGTAAAATGTATAAGCCATGGCTTCTACAGCAGTTCTTATTTCTCCTGAATATAACACATCCTTTAGAAATTTTCCAAACAGCTTGGGTTTCATGCTTGGATTAAACACGATCGGTTTCTGATTCACTGAAAGATAATTAGGAGTGTGCGGATTCAATTTATCTTTAGAAATATCATATAGACCATTCTGAAGGTTTATGATATTAATATCTGCATCAAGTTCCTCTCTCCTATGATATGTCTTTCGGATAATGTGGCCCTTTATCTCGGATAAGTGCTTGTTAGCAAGATCATACCCAAAAATATTTTCGGCCTCTTTTTCAATTATTATTTCTCCACCTGGAACATACACTCCTTTTTGATAATATAGGATCTCTTTTGTCTCTTCCAGAGTCAGGAAATGATAATTTTGAAAAATGTGTTCTGTTGCCTCTTCTATTAGATCGATTTTGGATTGTTGTTTACTCTTATTAAAGACGAAATCCTTATGAGATCTTACAAATTCTATACAACTATTCCAAATAGTATCCAGTTCATCTTGTGATAACGGCTCCGGTTTACAGAACTTTAGGTTTATCTCTTCAAGAAAAGCTTTTAATTTGACTGCGTTATTTGTGCCATCTTTTTTTTCATGATAATGACGAAATAATAATGAATTGGCAACTGAGATTAGTTGATCGTGTCGTTCGCCTTCATGTATAACAATTTCTATATTGTTCCTTATTTTGAGATTTTTGATTATATTTCTGAGCTCGACCCTCAATCCATTCTTTTTTTCTACATATTCTATTCCATGTCGTTTACAGATGTTGTTAATGTGTTGAATCATTTCTATGGCCTGTATATTGTTCAATACACAAGGTTCTGTAGTTCCAATTATTTGGTATCTTTGTCCATTTTTATGAAATGATGGAGAACAAAACATTATTCCATGTTCTGCTTTGCTTTTTACTTCAATTCCTATCTTAGAATCAGGCCCTTTGCCAGGGAAGGGAATGGGTGATAACATATAAATATGAGCTCTATTCAAATCATCCTCGTGTTGTTCAACAATTGTTTTTTCTGCTAGCTCTTTGAGAGTTATATTTTTTCCATTAAGACTGCAAAATTCCTCTATGGCTTCTTTTTTATCCAGGTCAATCGCCACAAGATATAGATGAGAGTTATTATTGTCCTTTTTAGTTATATCTAGATATAACTTTCCAGGAAAAATGGCCATTCCCTTCTCAAATAAACCTTCGTTTTTCCATTCTTCAAAGACATCATTAGGAATACGGTTATGCTGGTATTCTTTGTATGAACCTAATATTGGATACCTATTTTTAGTATCATATGGAATGACATTGCATTTTTGTTTATGATACCAATAATCCGCCCAATCGTTGGGATTCGGTAACCATCTCTCCGTTTTATGCGTCAAGGCGCAAACCTCATACAATCGCAATTATGCTCATAACATTTGTCGTTATGCGAGGTTTTTTCATGACCACAATAGCAAATGTCTGGAAGAACGGAATCCTCCCTGAAGCCATCATTCAAGTGTCCT
Coding sequences:
- a CDS encoding type II toxin-antitoxin system death-on-curing family toxin; amino-acid sequence: MSEYFSSDEIDEIIQFNKKIVEEDGSSFEVDLNILCSIFDKVNTRYEKELDKKTRIIKKATRILAGITFNQPFYEGNKRTAIIVTLMFLNRNGFDIPLVQTEQKRKLYDLLMATMLKSRTDTTVYSEVEEYLKQELVIKE
- a CDS encoding SIR2 family protein gives rise to the protein MNENFKFTFLLGAGASVPANLPTMDSMTSRYYSDYVDSFSPEEKLVVNTLKGIVESYYSSRHDIESFMSLIKSLEDPDLKRLITHQYAELNKLDHSVIDQVYKKTQQYIRTSLEKIEWRDIGYLLPMLGFLEEQPLEIFTLNYDGIIDLFCEKNHLRYSDGFDPFWNPKVFEENLQVRIYRLHGSLYWFKTLSENIIRIPVIGLDLEHVKYISLENMSEMLIYPTMEKEKYSEIYTWLNNRFISKLNETNLLIIIGYSFRDQDITTMIKEALMRTKLWIIIVSPNANELKGSLCLSDLEISSRVIAIGYGIDSLLRSGLFYQFYNKLKNNIQLEEKTWGKQHQIEDPLSEWTGIIQAYYDLECNERIDYVLKNLENYFPKKRVEMIKKQSTNRRNLWRK
- a CDS encoding TOPRIM nucleotidyl transferase/hydrolase domain-containing protein, which translates into the protein MIFFTIRSYCPILTNCFHNFPVGIVTKLIRNGIIIVDEPEIHLHPQIQIKFIELMEKAARDLELQFIIVTHSLLFVNSKTIHKIHRFYKENGKWTKSNSPTITSNENILMDILTYSNSVKIFFASKVVLVEGDSDEYFYRYFYEYYKKINNKKDDLEFIDIWGKDHFKNWKTFLTKYNIPCFYIGDLDNVLNPELGFITRSTHTRYQKKLLSQVKKTKSKSLNNSFNFLEIL
- a CDS encoding AAA family ATPase codes for the protein MPAKIIKKIRENGSKKETNFQKNLEFYPKRDIPYDTEKGLPLVHVEQNYFNFNDLVASDYVKEKLRNILVENKSVDLLSTYGLKPKQKILLCGPPGTGKTLSSRILSSVLGYPFVYVRFDSVLSSFLGETAKNIRRIFDFIEKENYVVLFDEFDIVAKNRDDKYEHGEIKRVVNNLIQMMDEYEGRSLLIAATNHHKLLDNAVWRRFDEIIYFGLPNAESRALLFHKYLAVVKRDDDYDYLSYVSSTKGFSAFDIVQICQSALKRTILSHRNVVTNADIEWAIKDQTIRKSIVNKSDL
- a CDS encoding double zinc ribbon domain-containing protein; the encoded protein is MKSNKDDTSNICLICKKDNPTGAKFCSKCGTRFPLKCPHCNNSNNFLGAVYCNECGL
- a CDS encoding S8 family peptidase, with the translated sequence MVDLDHLPLPEPSLPTPRRKQRPRTKYERFDRDNSKFQKDRLNELQLLKKTHEKNKIKFGNYLDPRLIFKIKTNQYVYESNFRQDLERAGIQVLNSSTANPGYWIAFSNDSEFKEFKMKLQKHHDDDRYKYFLAIDEIVPIPVDEKIGRSLNIDQLPEMGFEFLDVEVWRMEDSELDQFLSGFENWLKENNCLILDNLITINFCILRVRISKRVLNEILALNEIALVDRPPTLEVESLLMQPIEKEQIIGPPNENCSSIAILDSGILKHPILEDAIKDYIKFDDDEEIGDHSGHGTSVASICLYGDVEKCIRDSRFEQKIWLYSLKIIFKQNKNRGNEYNKLLENRLKELVEKTIQKDPNCKIFNVSIAIPHHILKNDVVKNFNLAVLLDELAKKYNIIFVISIGNNTQLPDSNYPDHLLALEENRLLNPASSALSLTVGGIVSRLTRIDSIDVPSPITRVGPGFKGMIKPELVEYSGGGFGNESDVIIANAESVGVIEGRPFKLGKGTSFSAPRISHYLALLRNQYPFYSSNMLKCLLLSSSRIPIQRPGFLSEISEDDTETNLMKLLNVYGYGKPDISKALYSDNYRVLLIKESKLQINSYHIYEINLPQDVFDEYETLLSITLTYDPPIRKNRINYLGVAMEFHLYHNLDMDDLNSSLSADIDKEYPDDEIQKIDIKKNEIMLKPGINIRKKGVHQKGIRIIKPHEISSNKPLLLSVVSRDLGWIENVSYEQDYSIIVAIEQVNNLKLYNAIKLRNRVRVRS
- a CDS encoding phage/plasmid primase, P4 family, yielding MTHKTERWLPNPNDWADYWYHKQKCNVIPYDTKNRYPILGSYKEYQHNRIPNDVFEEWKNEGLFEKGMAIFPGKLYLDITKKDNNNSHLYLVAIDLDKKEAIEEFCSLNGKNITLKELAEKTIVEQHEDDLNRAHIYMLSPIPFPGKGPDSKIGIEVKSKAEHGIMFCSPSFHKNGQRYQIIGTTEPCVLNNIQAIEMIQHINNICKRHGIEYVEKKNGLRVELRNIIKNLKIRNNIEIVIHEGERHDQLISVANSLLFRHYHEKKDGTNNAVKLKAFLEEINLKFCKPEPLSQDELDTIWNSCIEFVRSHKDFVFNKSKQQSKIDLIEEATEHIFQNYHFLTLEETKEILYYQKGVYVPGGEIIIEKEAENIFGYDLANKHLSEIKGHIIRKTYHRREELDADINIINLQNGLYDISKDKLNPHTPNYLSVNQKPIVFNPSMKPKLFGKFLKDVLYSGEIRTAVEAMAYTFYRDTPFEYFFKLFGYGSNGKSVFTGLLTKLHDDKNISNVSISALLENRFSLADLEFKDVNIDTELTYAVIKDTTILKKLTGGKKQPIRIERKNQNAYDTYLHAKLFFNANIIRESIDQTAAYYRREVLISFPFTFEGRRDDPYLLQRLSSEEELSGIFNVSMTALRRILKNNGIFLNEKTVEQKRKKSERANDPVKVFLEEAVAEDSAADEWISKSELHQAYIRFCNKYKLAFKSIEAFGKDLKRLRPNISEGKKSKQDEKRKTCWFGLRLTPEYQLDIGKQQQITFSMNGLSGLS